The Flavobacterium sp. CBA20B-1 genome includes the window AGGTTTTACTTTTCTATTTTATAAAAGAGAGCTATATCGAAAAAGGAAATTTTAAAAAGGAAATTTTTGATTATAATGAAATCATACCGTTTTTTGAAAAATTAGATTCATTATTTGAGAAAGAAACTAATCCCGATGACATCAATAAACAAAGTATCAGACTAAATTTAGATGAGGTAAAAGAGATTATGCAGTTGCACAAAAAAATTGTGTTTAATCTTCTTCATTATTACCCAACTAGTCAAGGATTGATAGATAAAGGAGATTATACTGATGGTTTTATATCTTTCAGACCAACTGACAGAAATATGAGTTCAGGAGAAAATGCTTTGCTTAATTTCTTTTCAAAGCTGTATAGTTTTATTCAGGATAACCTGATAGAAGAAAGTAAATCTTTACCTGATAAAGAAAACTATATTTTGTTGTTAGATGAAGCCGATTTAGGATTTCATCCTATTTGGAAAAAGAGATATGTTAATGCAATTTTAAAAACACTTCCTTATTTCTTTGAATCACTTGAAGTAAAACCTAAATTACAAATAATAATTACAACTCACGACCCACTTACTTTATCTGATTTACCAATTAATAATGTAGTCTTTCTTCAAAAAGATGGCAAGTATTGTTCTGTAATTTCAGATACAGACCAAAATAAAATTCAAAAAACATTCGGTGCAAATATTACAGACTTATTAGCTCATTCTTTTTTTGTTGAGAACGGTTTGATTGGAGATTTTTCAAGGTCAAAAATAAAAGAAGTAATAGATTGGATAAATGAGAATAAGAAGGTATCAGAAATCAGAAAATCCACTCCAGAGTTTACAGAGAAGCTGGAGTATTATAAAAAGGTAGTCAGTCTTATTGATGAAAAGGTAGTTAAAATTAAACTTGCTGAAATGATAACAGATTTAGTTCCAGATAATGAATACTATAATCAGGTTATTGATAGAGAAATTGAATTGTTAAGAAACAAGAAGAAATAATTATGCAGTACATTGACACCAACCTTCCCAATATCATAGAAGCAAGAGACAATCATTATCTTTTTATGCGTTACATCATTATGAAAAAACTGAATGGAAATGCTTTTTCCGAGTCTGCTCCGGCTCCTATTACGAACAAAATAAATAAAGTTACTGGTATAAAAAGCACAATTTCAAAATTCTTAAATGACGAGGACAACCTACGTATAGTATTAATTGGTACTCCTGACGAACTGGATACAATAAAAGATAAGTTTACGAAAAAAGGATTGAAGAAATCTTTAAAAACGTTGATTAACTATGATAGCTGGATAAAAACAGATGATAAAACAACATACAGACATTATAATGCCTACCATTTAGCTGAAAAATTAGATATACCAACCTGTGTTTATTGCAATCGTATTTATACAAAAACTGTAATTAGTGATTCAGGAAAGAAAGTTACAAGACCTACATTTGACCATTGGTTTCCTAAAAGTAAATATCCTTTATTGGCATTATCGTTTTACAATTTAATTCCGAGTTGTTCAGTATGTAATAGCTGAGTAAAAGGTTCTACTCCTTTTGAACTTTCAACTCATTTCCATCCTTATTATAAAAACCCTGATAAAGAGTTTAAATACACTTTTAGTTATGACCATAAAGACTATGATAAATTTTCCTTTAAGATCATTACAGATGAGAAAAATGATTTTTCAGAAAGATCTGTAAAAGCATTTGAGTTAGAAAATATATTCAAAGCCCACGAGGACGAAATTGAAGATTTGCGAAAGATAAAGAATGCTTATTCGGAGGATTATATTGAGATGTTAGAAAACAAGATTTTGGGAGGAGTTACACTGGATAGAGATGAAGTTTATCGGTTGGCTTTTGGAGTTCATTTTCAAGAAGCAAAATTTGATAGAAGACCATTAAGCAAGATGAAAAAAGATATTTTAATAGAATTAGGAATTATTAAGTCAAAATGAGTGAACGTCAGCAAAAAATGCTCAATAAGTTAATGGATAACTTTGAAGGCAATCTGTCAACTTCTAAATAGGCAAAAATAACCTATCATCACAAGATACAGTTTTGAGAGATATAACGGATTTAGTGAATAAAGGAGTTTTATTAAAGCAAATTAGGGAGGAAGAAACACACATTATGAATTGAGTTGTTAAAAGCTATATGGCAAGTTTATAGCAACATTGTTTATAGATTTGAATATGTTTCTATCAAGCATATAATAAATTTTAAACCGATGGTTATAATATTAATATCATTATAACCTTCAAAACACTTTAATCTTCCCTTTCTGCTCCCTTGGCGATTAAAGAGTTTTGATTTGAAGTGAGAAATAGTGAAAAAAACCCTGCTTCTCCCAACCTATATTTTTTGCACCCTTTCCAAGTTTGAGTTACTGAAAGAAATTGTCTAAAAAACAACAAAAAGGTCGCAAAGGTAAGGCGGACACCCACCACACCGCCCACCAAAAGCTTACGGCATAATGACAGGATAAATACATAGCTTGGTAAAGCTATGTATTTATCCTGCCACCCTTCGGACTTATTCCGTTTCCTTTTGGTCTTTTCTTTGTCCGCCTTGGTAAGATTGGCTTTCTTTTTTTCTGTTTTTTCTTTTGGAAAATAGTTTTAAGAGGGAGGAACTTCTTTGTTTCGAGTGCCTATATATACGTACACACGCCCATACATAGATACGCCTTTAGATAAAAGCATATTTACATACAAACGTACACGCAGGTTTATGCACTTATTTATATCTGTAAATATCTATTCATATATGCGGATTTGTACCAATACTTTCGTTTTTCTATTTCTCATTTTCTCGTTTTGGGTCTTTCCAGCCCTTCTATTCACATATGACTTCATTTGGCGTTCAGGGGCACTATTTGTCCAAGTTAAAAATGTTGAATATTCCTTTACTTTGCAAAGAAATATTAACGTAATAAAAACAAAGTGTTTACATGTAGAATAAAGATCCGTTTGAAACTGTTCTTGGCAACTCCTGATCTGTTCCAGAAACGGATTTTAGCTCTCTGTTCAAAGCACACCACTATAAAAAGTAGATTACCCCATAATTTTTTTGAAATAAAATACAACAGCAATGAGAGTATTTAAGGAATATACAAATGTTTTGAAAAAAGCAAGCGGGAGTTGGGCAGAGCCCTACTCGCTTGCCTCTTTACTGGCGTTGCAGAGGGTTTTAATATACCAGAGGTATATTTTAAGGCTTCCAGCCCATATTTTACAAGGAAAATGGTATACTTCAAGGTATATCGGTAGTTAATAAATGTAGATTTAGAAAATGATGATGAAGCAGAGAGATACCAACAGCATCCGTTATCCCAAAGAAACGGACGAAAAGATAGAGAAGCTGGCTAAAAGTTTTAGACGTAGCAAAAAGGAACTTTTTTGCCTGATGGTGGATTATTTTTACCGTAGTAAAAAAGACCCGACTGACCCCGACGATGAAATCCTGAAACGAGAACTTTCTTCAGGTATTAACCGTATTTTATCTTTCATCCGCCAACAGGAAAAAGACTTTCTTCTGCCATTGTTTACGGATTCCGGTGCTTTGAAGACAGCTTCTTTAAAACAAAAAGAACTTTTAGAAGGAATAGGTAGGCATCTTTTAGCCGAAAGTGAACAAACAGCCGTACTTACCAAAAGAAGTGAGCAAACTATAAACGGGTTGAAACATCTTATTTCAAAGCAAAAAGAGAAAGAAATTTTGAAAGAACAATTTATTCAATTACTGGACTATTATATAAATCAACGAGAGGAAATGGGCTGGACAACCTCTGGAACTAAGAAAGAAGAACTCATCGCTCATGTAAAGGAATCTCTCAAAAACCTGTGAAATTATGTACATCAATATAACGGATTCTGAAACGGGCAACAATAAAGGAGGTTCAGGGCAATTGGTCAATTATCTGGAAAAAGAAAACCGTATCGCACTCAAAGAAGGCAGAGGGTATGAGCTATGGTTCAATAGCTTGAACAAAAATATCACTCCTCAGGAAGTACGTGTAAAAATCGACAACAACATAGCTAAACTAAGTAGGAGCGATGCAAAGTTCTTTCTGATAAATATTAACCCCAGTCAAAAAGAAATTATTTATCTCAAAGAAAAGTTTGGAGAGAAAGAAGCAGAAGAACAATTAAAAAGGTATGCAATTGGCGTAATGGATGTCTATGCTCAAAACTTTAAGCGAACTAGAATTGAAAGTAGCAACGATTTATTGTGGTATGGAAAACTTGAACACAATCGTTATTATCATCATACCGATGAAGAAGTAAAACAAGGAATTGCCAAAGCAGGGCAACCCAAAACCGGAGCACAAATGCACATACAAATTATTGTCAGTCGAAAGGATATTACAAATAAAATCAAGCTCAGTCCGATGAATAATTCACGAGGTCGTAATAAACAACATTCTGCCAAACTTGGACAGTTTGACCGTGTAGCCTTAAAGGAATCAGGCGAATTACTTTTTGATCAAATGTTCAATTATGACCGCTTGTTAAAAGATTCCATGAACTATGCATTCACAATGAAAAATGGGAATCCAGAGCAAAAAAGAACTGTCTATTTGTTGGATCAGCTTGAAAGTCGAATAAATGATACAGACAAGCTAAATATACTTGATACAGCAAAAGACATCCACCAGAATAATAATGTAGAATTAGGCCAATTCATTGACCCAATAGGTGGTTCTGTTACAAGTGTTTTGAGTACTTTACTTTTTCCTGGGCCATTGATATACGAAAATGAGGAAGAACAACTCCCTCATTACAAGAAGAAAAAAGGTAAAAAACACTCATCTTGATTTAAAATCGATATTATCAACTCATGTCTTAACTTAAAAAAACTTGTATAAATAACATCTGAAAATTACAATGAATCAGAATATGTACAGTGCGCCCCTATGGTGTAGGTTTAGAAACTCACCTTACAAGTGTAAGGTTTAATGATAGATTATAAAGAAGGTTTTTCGTCATTCTTTTCCAATTTTTCGATTAATAAACTTAACGATTTCTATTCCTTCCTGAACAGTAAAAAGTTGTGCATGCGGGACGGAAATTTTCTCGCTCTTGGTCTTTAAAATTAATTTATTACCCCACCAATAGGATTCTATAAACTGAACGTTTTCAATCTCTTGATACTTGATTTGTTTAAAATTTTTATTGACAAAAGTTTGAACTAATGCATATTTTCTATATTGTTTTGAAAGTGCAACAAACTCCATATCGTTTTCGTTGAGTTTTAAAATAATCCGATCAGAAGATTTAAGAATAATTACCACTCCTATCCAACCCAAAAGCCAAAATACAGCGGTGTATAAAAGTGTATGGATAGGTGTTCTTCTAAAATCATTAACAATTTCCATAAAAGCGTTGACCAAAGACTGATAAACGATCAAATTGACTAAAAGTGGTGTGAAAGCGAAACATACAAAACCTGTTCCTAATAACATCCATCTCCATTGCGGAAAATAGTATATTTTCAGTTGATTTTTCATCTTTATTTCTATTAATCAAAGTTGGTATGAGCTTTTCAACTACAAAAAACACCTACTATTATGAGTATAAAGTGTTTCATAACCAATTATTTCAGTTATCAAATGTACCTATTCATTTATTTCTAGGTAAACTATAATTTATTTAAGCTTAGCTTTGTTTCAAATGCGTAAATAGTGATCTTCTATTTGATCTACTATCATGATAAGAACAAATGCTAATGTTATATAAACGAATTTTTATTTGATGTACACATCTTTAAAACAGAGTGATTTCAGGTAGAATAATTCCTGTATTTTAGTCAAGTAGAATTCGAAATTCAATTCAAAATGGATTTAACTTACCACAAACCATAAGAAATAGATGAATCAAGATAAAAAAATCGGCCAAAAGGAAAAAATGATAAACCTGACGAGTGTGAGTCGTTCCATGAACATAGAACCGGATTCCGATCACATCAATCGATATGACGAATATCCTGCCAAACTAACCCCGTTTTTCTATGTAGCCATTGTTTTAGCTTCGGCGAGTGCAGTAGCAACCTTTATGTTATTTAGCTTCCGGCACTGGATTTTGGGAAGTATTTTTTTGATTACTACCTTTGTTCTAGGAATGCTTGTCCAGTCTTTAAGAAGAGAAAAATTGAGAAAACGCATAATTTACCAAAACTGCTTATTGATTCCGGCAATACTCATAAAAATACGTCCGTTGACGATACTGGCTTTAGCAGATATGCGTAGTAATGACAGTAAAAAAATGGTTTGGGGATGTCAAAAGTTGACGATTAAGAAATTACCATTCCATCAATTGCAAGTAGACGAAAGAGTACCCTGTGTATCTCTGTTTGGGATGGTGGTAAAAGGTTATCGAAGGCATTTTGAACCCCGTCCTATCAGTTGGGGATTTGTGGACGAATTACAACGAAAAAAAGTATTGGAAAGCATAGATGAGTTGGAATGGAGAGTTTTAGAAAAACTCCAACCGAAGATGAACGGTGCAAATGAAAAAGAAGTCGTGTTTTTTGACTGTAAATTAAACAAAATCAATCTTTAACGCCATGAAGCACATAGCTATATTTTTATATTTTCTTTCATTGAACCCTGTTTGGGCACAAAAATCAATAGATTTTAAAGACTTCATTCCGTCAAGATTTGTGTTGTACGATAATATTTCTGGAGATTTAAATCAGGATGGTTTAGAAGATATAGTATTAATTATCAAAGACACTCAGGAAGGGAGTGTAACGAAAAACCGTTTCGGTGAAATGGTGGATAGAAATCGTCGTGGAATAGTTATTTTATTTCAGACAGAAAACGGGTTTAAACAGATGATTCTTAATAAAAGATGTTTTGAATCCGAAAATGAAGATGGTGGAGCTTACTATCCTCCGGAACTGGATGTCTCCATAGATCACAACAAACTATTTATAAACTATAATCATGGTCGATATGGTTCTTGGTATTATACTTTTCGATATCAAAATAACGATTTTGTGTTGATAGGTTACGACCATACCGATCGTTCTGGTCCGATAATCAATAGTGAAATAAGCATCAATTTCCTTACTAAAAAGAAAAAAGAATTGTTGAATATGAAAAGTAACATAGAAGACAGTGGCGAAGAAGAATTTAAAGAGTTTTGGTCAGAAATTAAAGATAAAGAATTGATCAAGCTTTCAGAAATCAACGAATTTTATGATCTATACTTTTAAAAAAAGTAACAATATCCTATGACACTCGTCTTTAAAGTAAAAAATATTATGAGAATACTTTTAACAATCACAGCATTACTTATGGTTTGCTTTGCTAAAGCACAACATCTACAAATAATAGAACAAGATTATACAAAAGCACTAAAAGTAGCTAAGAACGAAGATAAGATGATTTTTATTGACTTTTACACGACCTGGTGTTCTCCTTGTAAAAAGTTAGACAAATTGATTTTTCAAAATGACTCGATTCAAAGCATCCTATCAGAAGATTTTGTTTTGCTTCGGTATAATGCCGAAGATGACAAGGTGTATCATCTTTCTAAAAAACATCACGTTTCAAGCTATCCTACAGCCGTAGTACTTAACCAAGAAGGATACGTCGTCAATCGTAAATATGGATTTCCTGGAGAAAATTTTCACAATCTGAGCGCAAGTGTTATAAATTTTGCAGAGGAGTCAATATTATTAGACTCAGAGAATAAAATCATCAAAGGCTATTCTAACCAGATAGACATGCCTAATTATCCAAAATTTTACGTTGATTACATCAACCGAGATAATATAAAAGTAGTCGATACAAAATCTTTCAATAGTTATTGGAATGCTGTAGAAAACCCTATTTCCGAAGAGTTTTTTTCTACATTATTGTATTTTGCCAGTGATGTTCCAGATGCAGTGGCGAATCTGGCTCTAAACTATAAAGATGACTATTTTGAACTTTATGGAAAGCTGGACACTGAAATCCTATTTTATTTTCTTTCCGCCGGAAAATTAAATAAAGCTATTTCAGCAAAAAGCCAAAGTGAATTCGAAGATGCAAAAACTTATGCTTATCAGACCTTGACCAAAGAATGGACGGATGACATCATTCCCAATTTTGAAGTTAAGTTTCTGAAAGCACAGAACAAATGGGATGAAGTGTACAATTATTACGAAAACCTGAAAGAAAAAGGGAAACTCAATAATGGTGCCATCAATCAATTTTGCTGGGAAGTGTATGAGAAGTGCGATGATCAAGAAGTGATACGTCGATGCATAGACTGGATGGGCGAAGTGACTCAAAAAGACACAGACTATGCGTATTTAGACACGTATGCCTATTTGTGCGTAAAATCTGGTGATAGGCAAAAAGCACGTGAAATAGCGGAATTAGCCGTAAAAATCGGAAAACAGCAAAACGTAAAAACAACGAATATGGAGGATTTATTGAATAAACTTTAAAATTGCTTACGCAAATCTTCACAAGTATTTATCATTCACAAATTATTTTTATATAGCCTAGCCCATAATGGTTTAAGTCATTTTCTTCTATTTTTTTTCTACAAAGCGCTCCACCAACCTCACAGCCACAGCTATCAAAAACAAAAGTATATGCACAAAGAAACCATAAATCCAGAGTAACGCAACGCTCATATCTTGTGGGTCTTTCTGAGGTTGGTTTTTAGCAAGAATTAAAAATGACAAAAAAAGAATATGGCACAAGACAATGCTCCCCCTCAGAATCTTTCCCCACATAAATTGTTTTGATTTTTTGAAAAACGGCCAAATACATATTATTATCCCTGTGAAAAAAAATATAAAATATAAACTATAAAGAATCAGATTTTCATTCATGTCTTACTAATTTAGACTTTAAAGGTAGTCTTACTTCTACTTTCAAGCGATCACCAATCCATATTCGTCAATCAAAAATCCACATACGTTTCTGGTTTGATGTTATACGTAATTATTCCAAATTAGAAATAAAAATTACTTTGTGAATTCATTCCCCACAGAAAAATTGTTGTAAAATTAAAAAAATCAAACTACGTTGGGTGAGTAATATAAATACTACGATATTAGGCGTTTTCTGTAGAAAATTCAACTCATTTAGCTATCTTAGCAGCATAGAAAAAATACACCCATTTTTTCCATTACAGATACTACTACAAACCTTTTAAGAATAAATCCCTAAAAAACAAGTTTAATAATATTATGGAAAAGCGTAGCTTAGAAAAACTAAAAATTGAAATTCAAACACAAGCAAAAAAAGGAATTGATTTTATTCTTTCTGGAGGTCTTCTCTGGTTAGCAATTTTTATAATCTGGTTACAAGATTTTACTTTGCATAACAAAAGTGTTTTTACTTTTATAATTGCAGCGCTTATGCTCCCAATAGCTTTCGGTTTGTCTAAGATTTTAAAAACAAATTGGAAAATCAAAGATAATCCTTTGCAGCCTTTAGGGTTATGGTTAAACTTTGCACAAATCATTTATTTTTCAATTTTGATATTTGTATTCATCAAATATCCTAATGATTTTATCATGACATATTCAATAATCACTGGTGCACACTTGTTCCCATACGCTTGGTTTTATAATGAAAATGGGTATGCATTATCTGCAATTTTAATTTCTGTGGGAGCGTTATTTATTGCTTTATTCACTGATTCTAATACTCTTTGGTTGATTCCTCTTTTTACATCACTTGTATTGTTCACGTTAGCAATATGGATATTCATAAAATTAAAAAAAACAAAACAATGAAGAACAGTATCTTAAAATACTTATTACTTTTAAATTTACTTATTACAGCCGGTCTTGTCATTTATATTATAAAAAACAATAATCTAGAAATAGATTTATCAAATGAAGTTTTAAAAGTTCGAGGATTAGTTGTTACGGATTCAACAGGTGTTGAACGAATAATTATAGGAACAAATCTGCCTCCAGCACAATCTTTTGGCTATAGATTCTACAGAGGGGATAATTCTGCGGTTTCAGGTGTGATGCTATATGATCATGAAGGACAAGAAAGAGGAGGTTATGTGACAGATGATTCGTATGGAAACATTTTTCTAACATTGGATTCAAAAGTTTCTCAACGTGTCTTGTTTATGGCAGAGCCTCAAGGTGCTTCTGTGTTAAAAATGTGGGGGAAAAATGGAAATCAAATAAATTTAGGAACTTCTGATGACGGAACGTGGATGGATATTTTAGATAATGGAGAAAAACAAAATTTAATCGAAAAAAAATAATGTAACATGAATTTTTATAAAATCACTTTACTGTCTTTAGTTGCTCTATTTTTTATCAGTTGTAAACAAGAGGTTAAAATCAAAGAACACAGGCTCACAGGTATAAACCCTGTAGCCTACACGGATGTAGTTTACAATGCAAGCCTGGATACAGTTCTGGTATCTACTTTTAATGGAAAAATATATCAACTAACAAATGGAAGTGAAAATAAAAAACAAATTGCGTCTATAGATGATGAAATATATAACTTGATATATAATGATTCAGAAAAAGAGCTTTACGCAGCAACTCTGAATTCAGGGATTATTGTCATCAACATACTTAATGGAACTATTATTAATAAATTGCCAATTCAAGAATCATGGGCTTATCAACTTTGTTTTAATGATAAAAACACCCTACTCGCCACATTTGATTTTAAAGGAAAAAATTATATTTGGGAAACAAAAAACAATTTTAGAAAAATAGAAACACCACCAGAGTTAAATCAAATGCGCCCAAAGTATATTGCAGATAATGGGGATATTTATTTTGAAGGGAAAGGCAAAATTATAGTTTGGAATTATGCAACAAACAATATAGAGCTACAAAAAGTTAGAGGTAAAATCGTTGATGTTGACCATGATAAGAATATGCTGATGATAGGTAGCGGAGAAAAAGATTTTTTCTTGTATAATTATGAAACAGATAGTGTTTTTTATAAAAAAAAACATCCAGACTGGCCCATTCATATTCCTGAGAAAGATAGCATTGTCTATGTTCCATTAAGTTTAGAGGTTATTTCAGGAGCCATGGCTAATAAATTTGCTTATACCTACGGATTAGATAAATCTATACGCAAATGGGATAAATTAACAGGAAAATTAATTGAAACCAATAGTAAACATAAAGGAACAATAAGCGGGGTACATATTAATAAACGCAAAAATCAATTAGTCACTGTTGATCTTCTAGGAGGCATTCAATTTTGGGATTTATCGAAATAATGCTAAAAATCCGAAATTTGTCTTTTATTTAAAGTTGGTTTTGTCAAGGCAAGTGAAAACGTTTACTAGTTTTCATTTCGATAGAATCAATCCAATATGTGCCATATTTTTTTGACATTTGCTCACGCATGGTTGCATTATGCTGGTCTACAAATTTTACTAACGAATCACTGACTTCGCAATCTGCCACACGTATCAATTCAAAACCCAAAGAACGGGTCAATAGCTTATCATTTTCATCGAGATAGTCAGATGGAGGTAGTTCACCATAAACCATAAACTGAATCAACTTATCTTCGACTAGCCCTTGTAAAGGTTGAACTTGGGGTTTTGAACCTCGTTCTGGATAACAAGCCATCATTAAAAGCCCCCCAGCTATGCTACAAATGAATAAAATAAAACGTCTCTTCATCTATATTTTTAATACTTAAAACCTTCGCCTTTCATTAAATCCTAAAAGTTTTGTACCGTGTATATTACTTATAAACCCGAATGTTAGAAGCTATTGTTAACTATCGGAATTCCTTAAAAAAGACCTTGAAACGGTTTTTTATTTTAGCCCTTCCAAGATCTCAATGAATTTTTTTCCGTCTCCCATTTTTATTTTACCATCTGCTTCATCTTTAATTTTAGGAATACCGTATCGTACTTCTTTCACAATTCCATTTTTATCCAAGAAAAAATTTAGAGGATAGACATTTACCTCCATTTCCTCTATAAAACTCTTTGCTTCAGCAATATGGTTAAAATTAAATTTGTGTTTTTCTAAAAAACTATTGACCTTTTCTTTTGTCTCATATGTTAGTGCAATAAAATTAAAGTCAGTACTATATTCGTTTTTAATTTTATTTAATACAGGCATTTCAGCAATACACGGTGCGCAACTGGTAAACCAAAAATTCACAATCGTAGGCTTTCCTTTCAGGTCATCTAAAGTGATTTCTTCACCTTTTAAGTCCTTGAGTAGAAAGTCAGGGAATGGTTTATCAATATAATTAGAGAAACGATTAAAATTTGATTGAAGACCTTTAGCTCCAAAAGTCACATAGTGAATAACAGAATCCTGTTTAATTTCGGTTTTTATTGTATTCGCTACCAAGGCCATACCTTTTAGTTTATCACCTAATTTTTCTTGTTGCTGCAAAAGCAAGTTATCTAATTCTGTCTTTGAGAGTCTGTTTTTGCCGTTGGTTGAATAGTAGTCTGTTTGGCAAAATGAGATTGTCCCATAAAGTACAAAAAAGGGTAAAAGTAAATGTTTCATCACCATTTCATTTTTAATCAACAAGATTAGTTATATATAGTTCTACAAAACTTTCTTACACAAAAAGTCCTATTTAATATTCATATAAAATCTACTTTCCCGAAATTTTCTTTAAAACATTTACAGCATTATCATTTTGTGGATTGAGCTCCAATGATTTTTTGTACGCATTGATGGCTTTTTCTTTTTTGCCCAATTTTAGCAGAACCTCTCCATAACTGTCGTAAGTATTAAAAGCATCGGGGTACAATTCTGTATTTAATTGGAAGATATCGAGGGCATCTGTATCCATATTTTGATTGAGTAGCATATACCCTAAACCATTGATCATCTGTTCACTTACGTTATAGGTGGCTTGTGTGCCTTTTTCGAACTCACTTCTAATTAAAGCAATAGTCTTTTCAACAGATTTTGACTCCATATAGTATTGGATAATAGGTGTCAGATTCATCAGACGTTCTTTCTCCTCTTGCTCGGCAAGTGTTTCCACACCGTAATATTTTCTTTCTTCATCTGTAACTGCATCCGGATTCAATGTGTAACGCTTCCATTTTCCGTTGGTAGAACTGTCGTTAATAATCTGTGTGCCATAGATCTGTGGCTCTCCTTTTCTCATCAAATCTCTATCAACTGCTGCTGCATACCACCATCTGTTCAAAGTACTATCCATTTCGATAGCTTTCTTAAAACTTTCTACTGCTATTCCGCTGGCAACCATGTCGTTTCCATGCTGAAAAATAATTCCTACATTATAATAATCCTTCGCTGTCTTAACTTTGCCGGCATCAATGATATCGTGAGCTTTTACACGTCTTAAACTATCTTGTTTATTTAATTCTTTCCAATCAATATTTTGTCCCATACGCTGTTGCTGGTCAGCGTCAGCCATTTTTTGCAACTCTTTATTATCTTGTGCAAAGGCGATTATAGAAAAAAAAAGACCCGTAAGTAAAAAAACTTTTTTCATATAATATTGTTTAATAGTGCTTTGGTTGTTCATTAAAGACACTGATGATTTCATGGGCAAATAAACAAATCAATAATATTCTCTTTCAGTTAAGATTTATATTCGTAATGAATAAGTTAATATCCGTAAGTTCAATAATCCATTTCCACTGGAATAATCAATTCAACTT containing:
- a CDS encoding thioredoxin family protein, giving the protein MRILLTITALLMVCFAKAQHLQIIEQDYTKALKVAKNEDKMIFIDFYTTWCSPCKKLDKLIFQNDSIQSILSEDFVLLRYNAEDDKVYHLSKKHHVSSYPTAVVLNQEGYVVNRKYGFPGENFHNLSASVINFAEESILLDSENKIIKGYSNQIDMPNYPKFYVDYINRDNIKVVDTKSFNSYWNAVENPISEEFFSTLLYFASDVPDAVANLALNYKDDYFELYGKLDTEILFYFLSAGKLNKAISAKSQSEFEDAKTYAYQTLTKEWTDDIIPNFEVKFLKAQNKWDEVYNYYENLKEKGKLNNGAINQFCWEVYEKCDDQEVIRRCIDWMGEVTQKDTDYAYLDTYAYLCVKSGDRQKAREIAELAVKIGKQQNVKTTNMEDLLNKL
- a CDS encoding DUF3239 domain-containing protein — encoded protein: MNQDKKIGQKEKMINLTSVSRSMNIEPDSDHINRYDEYPAKLTPFFYVAIVLASASAVATFMLFSFRHWILGSIFLITTFVLGMLVQSLRREKLRKRIIYQNCLLIPAILIKIRPLTILALADMRSNDSKKMVWGCQKLTIKKLPFHQLQVDERVPCVSLFGMVVKGYRRHFEPRPISWGFVDELQRKKVLESIDELEWRVLEKLQPKMNGANEKEVVFFDCKLNKINL
- a CDS encoding TlpA family protein disulfide reductase; the protein is MKHLLLPFFVLYGTISFCQTDYYSTNGKNRLSKTELDNLLLQQQEKLGDKLKGMALVANTIKTEIKQDSVIHYVTFGAKGLQSNFNRFSNYIDKPFPDFLLKDLKGEEITLDDLKGKPTIVNFWFTSCAPCIAEMPVLNKIKNEYSTDFNFIALTYETKEKVNSFLEKHKFNFNHIAEAKSFIEEMEVNVYPLNFFLDKNGIVKEVRYGIPKIKDEADGKIKMGDGKKFIEILEGLK
- a CDS encoding DUF5712 family protein; its protein translation is MYINITDSETGNNKGGSGQLVNYLEKENRIALKEGRGYELWFNSLNKNITPQEVRVKIDNNIAKLSRSDAKFFLININPSQKEIIYLKEKFGEKEAEEQLKRYAIGVMDVYAQNFKRTRIESSNDLLWYGKLEHNRYYHHTDEEVKQGIAKAGQPKTGAQMHIQIIVSRKDITNKIKLSPMNNSRGRNKQHSAKLGQFDRVALKESGELLFDQMFNYDRLLKDSMNYAFTMKNGNPEQKRTVYLLDQLESRINDTDKLNILDTAKDIHQNNNVELGQFIDPIGGSVTSVLSTLLFPGPLIYENEEEQLPHYKKKKGKKHSS
- a CDS encoding WD40 repeat domain-containing protein; its protein translation is MNFYKITLLSLVALFFISCKQEVKIKEHRLTGINPVAYTDVVYNASLDTVLVSTFNGKIYQLTNGSENKKQIASIDDEIYNLIYNDSEKELYAATLNSGIIVINILNGTIINKLPIQESWAYQLCFNDKNTLLATFDFKGKNYIWETKNNFRKIETPPELNQMRPKYIADNGDIYFEGKGKIIVWNYATNNIELQKVRGKIVDVDHDKNMLMIGSGEKDFFLYNYETDSVFYKKKHPDWPIHIPEKDSIVYVPLSLEVISGAMANKFAYTYGLDKSIRKWDKLTGKLIETNSKHKGTISGVHINKRKNQLVTVDLLGGIQFWDLSK
- a CDS encoding DUF7010 family protein → MEKRSLEKLKIEIQTQAKKGIDFILSGGLLWLAIFIIWLQDFTLHNKSVFTFIIAALMLPIAFGLSKILKTNWKIKDNPLQPLGLWLNFAQIIYFSILIFVFIKYPNDFIMTYSIITGAHLFPYAWFYNENGYALSAILISVGALFIALFTDSNTLWLIPLFTSLVLFTLAIWIFIKLKKTKQ
- a CDS encoding BfmA/BtgA family mobilization protein; amino-acid sequence: MKQRDTNSIRYPKETDEKIEKLAKSFRRSKKELFCLMVDYFYRSKKDPTDPDDEILKRELSSGINRILSFIRQQEKDFLLPLFTDSGALKTASLKQKELLEGIGRHLLAESEQTAVLTKRSEQTINGLKHLISKQKEKEILKEQFIQLLDYYINQREEMGWTTSGTKKEELIAHVKESLKNL